The proteins below come from a single Mercenaria mercenaria strain notata chromosome 3, MADL_Memer_1, whole genome shotgun sequence genomic window:
- the LOC123525225 gene encoding transcription factor Jun-like → METTMYNDDGAGRENTTFGNKLNSMKRSMTLDFNAGNGISSAKKQKIQTALLQSPDLNMLKLASPELEKMIIQANGMVTTTPTPTQILFPKFVTDEQEAYAQGFVAALAELHSKPEGEENFENPTSSSINDALKNIFTTTTSLPGGIVPTSSLPSKSLLNPVTYPMVTVKEEPQTVPCGLNSPPPSPINMENQEVIKLERKRARNRVAARKCRTRKLERIARLEDKVADLKGQNNDLSSQASKLRDEVCKLKQTIIEHVNSGCQIMMSQNINF, encoded by the coding sequence ATGGAGACGACCATGTATAATGACGACGGGGCGGGAAGAGAAAATACGACATTCGGAAATAAACTGAACAGTATGAAACGGTCTATGACTTTGGACTTTAATGCAGGAAATGGAATTTCCAgtgctaagaaacaaaaaatccaAACAGCACTGTTACAATCGCCAGACTTGAACATGTTAAAATTGGCGTCACCAgaactagaaaaaatgataattcAGGCAAATGGTATGGTTACAACAACACCAACACCGACACAGATTTTATTTCCGAAATTTGTGACTGATGAGCAAGAGGCCTATGCTCAGGGGTTTGTTGCGGCACTCGCAGAGTTACATTCTAAGCCGGAGGGagaggaaaattttgaaaatccaacCAGTTCATCAATAAATGAtgctttaaaaaacatttttaccacAACAACATCATTACCAGGTGGTATTGTGCCAACGAGTTCACTGCCATCAAAATCCTTGCTTAATCCAGTGACATATCCAATGGTCACAGTTAAAGAGGAACCTCAAACTGTTCCTTGTGGACTTAATTCTCCTCCACCTTCACCAATTAACATGGAAAATCAGGAGGTGATTAAACTTGAGCGCAAGAGAGCTAGGAATCGTGTTGCAGCTAGGAAGTGCCGTACTAGAAAACTTGAAAGAATTGCGCGACTTGAAGATAAAGTTGCCGACCTTAAAGGACAAAATAATGACTTATCATCTCAGGCTTCAAAACTTAGAGATGAAGTttgtaaattaaaacaaacaataattgaaCATGTCAACAGTGGGTGCCAGATAATGATGTCACAGAATATCAACTTTTAA
- the LOC123551536 gene encoding uncharacterized protein LOC123551536 produces the protein MTHIHQRKGEAELAQVDWLQTVMKDIKPNEEIVSVVTSGDIDSVVVHMFALSLHWHRNQDGTFKNTVYVLLQKAKPEMYNITNMIERMEKHFGFKYAALNIAIVCCMGGNDFLPKLNGMSHEKWMSTFLQIPDALRTILSFEEYDADVAPCKAWINSSVYHSIIKHMYCPKGILPSQLTIDEVRQMSIKMPGKDFRHPTSWMPPPSAIESLIKLLNCQLEYMFTVWDHSAELPTFLGRGCLIKDENGDVSYDFGAGCRTDNKEDLLIIDENCLLDKIKLCKRSQKRCVSIDTPEKNATRKRRPVMSTPKKKKDSKPPVRRSLDIIHAPSRPIVKNVSTDNDVVEMERYPDIL, from the exons ATGACACATATTCACCAAAGAAAAGGTGAGGCTGAACTTGCACAGGTAGACTGGCTGCAAACAGTAATGAAGGATATAAAACCAAATGAGGAGATTGTAAGTGTAGTGACATCTGGAGACATTGATAGTGTAGTTGTACATATGTTTGCATTGTCCCTGCACTGGCACAGAAATCAAGACGGAACATTCAAAAACACAGTGTATGTCCTCTTGCAGAAGGCGAAACCCGAAATGTACAATATTACTAATATGATTGAACGCATGGAGAAGCACTTTGGATTCAAATATGCTGCACTGAATATTGCCATTGTGTGTTGTATGGGTGGCAATGATTTTCTGCCAAAATTGAACGGAATGTCTCATGAAAAATGGATGTCAACATTCCTACAAATACCGGACGCTCTTAGAACAATTTTGAGCTTTGAGGAATATGATGCAGATGTGGCACCATGTAAAGCTTGGATCAACAGCAGTGTCTACCATAGCATAATTAAACACATGTACTGCCCAAAAGGTATACTGCCAAGCCAACTGACTATTGATGAAGTCCGTCAGATGTCTATCAAAATGCCAGGCAAGGACTTCCGACATCCAACATCCTGGATGCCTCCTCCCTCTGCTATTGAAAGCTTGATAAAGCTGTTAAATTGTCAGCTTGAATATATGTTTACTGTGTGGGACCACTCAGCAGAATTACCAACCTTTCTAGGGCGTGGGTGTTTGATTAAAGACGAAAATGGTGATGTGAGTTACGACTTCGGGGCAGGCTGCAGAACTGACAACAAGGAAGATCTTCTTATCATAGATGAAAATTGTTTGCTTGACAAAATTAAACTCTGCAAAAGAAGTCAGAAGAGGTGTGTATCAATAGATACCCCAGAAAAGAATGCGACACGAAAGCGACGACCTGTTATGTCAACCCCAAA GAAGAAGAAGGATTCAAAACCTCCAGTGCGAAGGTCGCTTGATATAATACATGCCCCATCAAGACCAATTGTTAAAAAC GTGAGCACTGATAATGATGTCGTTGAAATGGAAAGATATCCTGATATCCTGTGA